The genomic DNA AAAGCATATCCAAGTGCTGTTGCTGTTTCCGCAAACCCGATAATAACTGGCGCAGAAGGTAGCTCGATAAACGGACTCATTTTAAATGCTTTCACGTCTTTCTGGAAGTATGAAATGAGTTCATGCGTAACATTACTTTTACTATCATGAACAATCTCTGCATATCTCGCTGCTAGTAACGCCCCAATTAATAGACCCGTTTGCGGCACAATCGGGATATGTTTTCCTAATAGTTTACTTACAAATAAAAATGACCGCTTTTTATTTACCCTTGCAGCCATTAAAAATAAGTCATTCATCTCGAGCCTGTAAGGATTTTCTGTTACTGTTACTTTCACTGTTAACGAATCAATTACATTATATGTATGTTTTTTGTTTAAGTAAGTCGATGTATGTGTATTGTTCATGAAGCACCCCATAAATTTGTGATTTTAAAAGAATTTTTTCTGCCCAATTATAGTGAGGCTTTAATTCATTCATCTTATTAGAAAAGTGGCTTTTAAAGACACCTCTCTGTCCGTTAGCACCTTCAATAATACTTTTTGCATCGATGTATTCTTCATATGTCACAACGTTTAAAGACTGAACGATCTCAATATGCGTTGGATGAATAACCTTTTTTCCTGTTATTCCATTTGCAATATCCATTAAAACTTCTTGAATAAGTCCATCAATTTGACGATTAATTAACTCATTTCTCCATTTAATTCCCTTAGAACCGTATCGTTCACGAAATGGCGTTTGTCGTAACTGCGGCTTTAACATTCTTTCATTTGAAATAAAATGTTCCCATACAGGTCCTGATACGACGTAAGGACGATCAGACCGTAAAAAAATGTTAATAATATCTGTAATACAGTCACGAAGAATTCCAATATCATAAACAGTCGTCTCGACATTTCTTCTAATCCCATATAAACCGCAAAAGTCAGTAGCACCAATTCGGACATTTAAAATTAAATTGTAATATTCATCTAGCAACTGTTTTAGTTCAGTTAGTTCACTCATTCTCGTTTCTTTTTGAATAACCGCCTTCGTTTCAAAAATAGGCATTCCATATAACCGCATACCTTGTTCGTTTAATTGATTAAGCTCTTGCAAAAAGAGTCTTCCTGTTTGCGGAGAAAACTTCGGAAAAACAAACCCTGTTAACAAATGCAATTCGCCCGTTAATTGTTGTGTTAATTTCATCAATTGTTGTAAGCTTCGGACACGGACGAACAATAACGGAAGATCATCTTGTTGAAAAAAGCCTGCCTGCATTTCTTGATATAAAGTTCGTAATTCATGAATTAATTTTTCTTCAGCTTCTTCAACTTCAAGGTCTCCAATTGCATCTTCTAAACAAATAACTAAAGACGATACCCCTGCATGTTTTTTAGAAAGAAGCTCTTGATGAATATTCGGTCTCGTTGCCGGCATATATAAAGTAGCTCCAAGGGCATAAGATAGGAGATTTTTTGGCGTTTGTTTATTAAACGGCTGTGGCTGTATATAAAAAAGCCTCCTTAACTCTTGGTCTGATAAGTTAGCAAATAGCTTCATCCACTTCACCCTTTTTTCTTTTAAGTAATACCATATGAATGTAAATTATCAGTTAATTGATTGTAAAAAAGAATTGGCCGATTAAGCCAATTCTCAGACTATTGATCAAATTAACTTATGAATGCCTGTTTATTTGTACCTCAACTGACATTTTTTATCAGTATGAGAGGAATAGACTCTTATATTAAGCTTGTCCCCAAGTGAGAATTGGCTATAAAGTCAATTCTCATCTTTTTCGCTAAAACTATATTTTATTCGCTTTCTACTGTTTTCTTTTTATTCATAAAATGGACAACAAACGTTGCTACGAACGTAAGTAGTAAAATAAGGAAGAAATAGATATGATCTAATTCAAACCCTACAACGCTTAAAAGCATTTTAGCAGAGATAATTAAAATTAATATGTAAGCTGAAGTTTCAAGCTCTGGAACACGATCGATTAACTTTAAAAATACACCCGCAATCCCCCGCATCATTAAAATTCCAAGCATACCTCCAAGTAATAGCACCCATACTTCCTGACTGACTCCAAATGCAGCTAAAACACTATCGACAGAGAAAGCAATATCCATTAACTCAACTGCAACAACCGTTCCCCAAAAAGTTCCAAACAATCGGACTAACAGACCATTTTGGTTGACACCCTCAACGTCATCCTCTTCTTCCTCGCCTTTTCGTTTATCAATGAAATATTTAATTGACAACCAGGCTAGGTAGCCGGCACCTAGTACTTTCACCCACCATAACTCGATTAAGTAAACACCAACTCCAATTGCAAGAAAGCGGAAAAAGTATGCTCCAATTAATCCGTAAAAAAGTGCTTTTCGGCGTTTTTTTTCAGGTAAATGTTTCACCATTACAGCTAAAACAAGCGCGTTATCTGCTGATAATAATCCTTCTAATATGACTAATGAACCGATTAAGCCCCAGCTTACAGGGTCTGTTAAAACTTTAATCCACATATCCAAATCAAAAAATTGGGCATATGTGTTTAAAATTCCTTGTAATATTTCTGACATTATTAATGTTCCTCCTAGGTATTAGCTTAAAATTCGTTTTTCGGGAGAAAGACCCGGTAAAACCGAGTCTTTAGACTGTTGACAAATGCCCGTATTCTTCTTTGCTTGCACCTCGTTAAAGCCCCATGAACACCTGATCTATTTATGCTTTCGCTTTAGTGCCACGTGCCTTGACTGTATCTCTTAGGCATTTGCTTCAAAATTGTTTGTCCACAATCCCTAGACCCCGGTAAAACCGAGTCTTAAAATTTAATCATTTTCATTATTAACTAACTTGAAGGCCAAAATCAGTTGCTAATGCGGCTAATCCTCCACCATAGCCACTCCCAATTGCACTAAACTTCCATTCGTTGTTATGACGATATAATTCACCAACAACAAGCGCTGTTTCAATTGAGAAGTCCTCACCTAGATCATAACGAATCAGTTCTTCATTTGATCCTCCATCCAAAATACGAACATATGCATTTGAAACTTGACCAAAGTTTTGATTCCGTGTTTCAGCATCATGTATCGTGATCGTAAAAGCAATTCTATGTACGTTCGCAGGAACAGCATTTAAATTAATTTTAATTTGTTCGTCATCGCCGTCGCCTTCCCCAGTTCGATTATCGCCTGCATGTACGACAGAACCGTTGCCTCCTTGGAGATTATTATAAAAAATAAAATCACTATCTGAGTTTACCTTACCGCTTTCATTAAGCAAAAATACTGATGAGTCTAAATCAAAATCATTTCCACCGTCATACTTATTAACATCCCATCCTAACCCAACAATTACATTCGTTAAACCGGGATTTGTTTTTGTTACATCTACTTTTTGTCCTTTTGCTAAACTAATAGCCACTTTTCATTCCTCCAATATTTCATATAATATCTTTACGTTAAAAGCGATAATAAGGTTTCATAAATTTATATTGAAAAAAGGAATTATAGAAAAATTCCTCTAATTCATCCACTTTGGCGGAGTTTTTTTATCCCAATAAATCGATCCTAAATCGTGATGTGTTTGGAAGTTATCATGGTGTGTATGATAATGAAAGTTAAACCAAAAGCCCGCTTGAGGTGGACGATCTTTTCTCACATGGAAGCGGATAATATCCTTTCCAGTATCATTATCGATAATATTAAAAATTTTTTCACCATCACCACCGCTTGGTGTTTCAGAAATAGTCAATGAACTAAGGGCTTCTTCAGGATATTGTGTCGTTATATTTTTTATTGCGACTTCTATATTTGGCAAAATCATTTCCTGAAATTCATCTTTAATAACTGGCAAAATTCTATTACCAAACTTCCGGTAAGACTGTTCTTCTGCTTCCTTTATCATTTGTGCGACTAAATCAACCTTATCTAATTTCGCTTCTTCTGTTTGTAACTGTTGTGTTTGCTGATTTTTTGAAGATGTAGCCTCAAAAGCATTTCGCTTTTGAGTTTTATTGACATTTACATCGGTATAAAAAGCTTGCGAAGGCGTTACGATTCCGAATGTTAAAATCGTAATTAATACGACAAACGTCTTTCTAATCCATCTATTCATTTCACTCATTCCCTTCATAAAATCAGCAAATCAACAATACTATTTATATAGTAAAGGAATTTTCTGAAACACTCTACTATTTTTACTCAAATTTAAAACCTTGTTAATTCTATTATAAATATTTTTACGTAGAAAAACAGAAATGGTTTCGTTTTTTTGAAAAGTTCTGTCAAACTATTAAACAATGATTTGCAATATCCCCGTTGTTCAATAGCAAAAATAGCACTCCTCTAAGTTTACAATGAAGAATGCGAGCGTTTGTCAAAGTCTAAAGTATAAATATTAATAAATCAGCAACATTAAATAGTAAGCTTTCATAACCTAAATGAACTAAAAAGATTACATAAACAGTCAAAGGAGTTGGATAAAATGGATTTTCCCCTTATAATTGTATTAAGTGGCCTTTTATTACTAGCTTATTTCGTTTATTTATCACTAACAGATTAAGTCATTTAAACGTAAAACTGAAGTGATGATTAAAAAAGGAACTAGACGTTTGCCAAGTTCCTTTTTTATTTAGCAATATTTTTGAAAAGCATTCATTAAATTTTCGATAATTCCTTCGATCGAATTGCCTTCAATCTCATGACGAGGAATGAAATGGACTACTTCTTTTTGATTTAATAATGCCATTGATGGTGAGGAAGGTTCATGATGAGTAAAATATTCACGCATTTTTGCTGTTGCTTCCTTTTCCTGTCCCGCAAAAACAGTAACTAAATGATCTGGTTTTTTCTCACTATTTAAAACAGCTTGAATAGCTGCCGGACGGGCAAGTCCTGCTGCACAGCCACAAACAGAATTGACGACAACTAAAGTTATTCCTTCAACAGATTCGATAAAGTTTTCAACATCTTCTTCCGTAAGTAACTCTTTAAATCCATTATCGACAAGTTCTTTACGCATTGGTAATACCATTTGTCTCATATATTCTTCATATGCCATTGACATAGAAAGTCCCCCTTGTTTTTAATCGATTCCCACACAACCTTCTACTCTAACCTAGTATGTTTATCGCCGAATTTACCCTTTACGCGCCTCAGTCATTTGCTTCCAAACGGAGCCTTTTGCTGCTTCTCCGCCTTCAATACGCTCAATTGCCAGCTTTATTTGCATACTCACTTCAAATTCTGGATCGTCCTCTGCTCTTTTTAACGCCGGCAGTGCACTTTTGTCGCCAACTTCGTATAAAAACATCGCCGCTCTCCAGCGTACAAGCTTACTTTCATCTTGAAGAGCATCTCCCATCGCTTCAATCGCCTCAGTAAACCCTAAATCGGATAAACAATCACCTGCTGTCCGTCTGACCGTTACTGTTTTATCTTTCATTGCTTTATATAATAAAGGCAAAACTCTTTTATCCTCTATCATTCCTAAATAAACTGTCGCTAGTCTACGAATTGACGCTTTTTCATCGTCTAAAGCTTTTTCAAGGACAGGGATATCCTCTATAGTCGGGTCGTCCATTTGTTCTAAAAGCCTGTATCGCTTCCGCCAATCTTGATCATCCAAAAATTCCGGTGTGAGCTTTAATCTTTTTCTTCCATGACTTTGCGAACCCTGTTTCATTTTTGCTCTGTTAACTAAATCATTTAAGCGCTCTTTCGGATAAGCGGCCATCAACTCCTCGATAATTTCTTCGCCGATTTGGTTTAAATCACCATAACGAATGCCAAAGTCGGTCCATTTCCGAAGTATGACAACATTTTCGCCTTCTTCCTTTGCCCGCACTACTGCATCCGCATATTCTTGTGGCAAACCGAAACGTTTTTCCTCTGTTCCGTCTGTTAACTTTACTTGCATTGGTATCCCTTTAAACATTTGAACAAAAACGTTGACTTCACCAAAATGTTCATCCAATTTGTTTTCATGATTTGCTAACGGCTCTGCTTCTTCTCCAAAGGCTAGGCGAACTTTCGAAAGAATCTCTTTCCAATCAAATTTTGCGTTTCGCTCTACCGCCAAAAAATCAGCAACATGGTATACCCCTTTAACACCGTCTATTTGTAAAATTTGTTGAATGATTTCTGGAGCACCATGAGCATTTTCTTTCTTATAATTATTACTTCTGCCCATTGGCAGCTCTTCGTCTAAATTAATTTTCATCGTATTTGGACTCGGTGTTGGTTCAATTGATTTAATTTTTATGATCATCACCTACTTATTTTAATATTTCCACGATGGATAACTGTTAAAAGCTTATCATAAACTTCATCTCGGATTCACGCTTATTGCCCAAGAAATAAAGGGCTGCTATGGGTTAGTCTTCTGCAAGCTCACTTAAATAGCTCCAGCGTTCGATTAATGATTCTAACTTTTCATTTATTTGCATTTCTTCTTCGGTTAAAGCTTGAGCCTTTTCATAATTACTGCCCGTATTCGCCATTTCAGTTTGCACTTGTTTAAGTTGTGATTCTACTTCTGCTATTGTTTCATCAATGTTTTCCCATTCTTTCTTCTCCATATACGTCATTTTTTTCTTTTGAGCTTTTTCTTGCCGTTTGGGAGTTTGTTGTTGTTTCATTTCTTTTTGTTCATTATGATTTACTGCCTTTTGTAAATAATCCGAGTAGTTCCCATAAACTGATTCAATCACACCGTTCCCTTTTAGAATGAGGAGCTGTTCAGCTACTTTATCTAAAAAGTATCTATCATGTGAAACTGAAATAACAACCCCTGGAAATTCATCAAGATAATCTTCCAAAATCGTCAATGTTTCAGTATCGAGATCATTTGTTGGCTCGTCTAGTAAAAGGACATTAGGACCACCCATTAAAATTTTTAATAAATAAAGCCGGCGCTTTTCTCCGCCTGACAGCTTTCGAATAAGAGTACCGTGAGTGTGCATCGGAAAAAGAAAGCGTTCGAGCATCTGTGCCGCTGAAATCAATTTTCCATCAGCTGTGGTGATGACTTGAGCCGTTTCTTTAATGTATTCAATCATTCGTTTATTTTCATCCATCTCCTCACTATTTTGCGTATAGTAAGCAATTTTGACAGTTTGGCCTTTTATTAGTTCACCAGCATCGATGTTGATTTTTCCTGCTAAAATATTTAACAAGGTTGATTTTCCTGTTCCATTTCTACCGATAATTCCAATTCTATCTCCTTGTTTAACAAATAAATTTGCATCTTTTAAAATAATTCGATCTTTAAACTGCTTTGAAACTGACTTTAATTCAAAAACTTGCTTTCCTAACCTGCTACCGCTAAGATCCATCTCAAGACGATCTGTCATTTTTCCGCTAGCTAGCTTCCCTTCAAGCTTTTCAAACCGTTGGATTCTCGCTTTTTGTTTCGTTGTCCGAGCCTTTGCCCCGCGTTTTATCCACTCAAGTTCACGGCGATATAAATTTTGTTGTTTTTCTAGCGCCGCAGCTTCATTTTCTGCTCGAATTGCCTTCTCTTCAAGGTAATTAGCATAATTCCCTTTGTAGCTATACAAACTCCCGCCGCTTAACTCAAAAATTCGATTTGTCACTCGATCTAAAAAATACCGATCATGGGTCACTAGTAAAACAGCCCCCGTATAGCGGCTTATGTATTCTTCTAACCATTTCACTGATTCATAATCAAGATGGTTTGTCGGTTCATCTAAAATTAATAAGTCAGGCTCTTCAATTAACACTTGAGCAAGAGCTACGCGTTTTTTCTGACCTCCAGAGAGCTCGCCAATTTTTTGGTCAAATTGTTCAATCCCTAGCTTAGAAAGAATCGCTTTAGCGTTTGAACTTGCTTCCCAAGCATTATGTGCATTCATTTTACGTTGTAAGTCATAAAGCTGTTGTTGAATCTCATTATTATTTGGATCTTTCTCAAGCCGTAATATCAATTGCTCATAGTTTTTCAGCAGACGAATGGTCAGTGCTTCACTCGTAAACACTTGTTCAAGAACTGTTAAATGATCAATTAATTCCGGCTGTTGAGGCAAATAGGTGATGCGAAAATCTTTACTTTTGACAATCTCACCTGAATCAGGAACAACGATCCCCGCTACAACTTTTAATAACGATGACTTTCCTGTTCCATTTATACCGATTAATCCTGCTCGGTCTTTTTCCTTAATTGTAAATGAAATATGTTGAAAAAGTTCCTTTTCACCATATGTTTTAGAGACGTCTTCAATCGTGATCATTTTCATTTTGATCATTCCAATCATTATAAATGGTCTTTTTTGATTAAGAGAATCATTCGCCTTTAGACAATTGCGTGCAAAATAGGCTTTCTATCGTGCTTATTTTAACATAACGGACCATTTCCAGCTATGTTATCTCGTTTATACTTCGTTATAAAATGGTGTGAACTATTCACATATATTGAGACATAACAAAGTTTAACCAACAACATGTTCTATTGCTCTAGGCTGAATGTCTTTTTCATATTCTGTTCGTACAGACACATAGTATGTTCCTGACTTTGTTTTGGAAATCGACAATCGCTTCTAGTACCGTATGACTTTCGCCACGAATGTACACACTTTTTAATAAATCCTGATCTCCTAATTCATTTAATGTTTCAAAAAGAGTGTTCCAACCGTTTCCCTAAATATTTACCAATTCCTGTTTTGATGATATGTCATCCTTAAATTCCGGTAACGATTCCTATAAGACTTTTCTCCCCCCGAAATTAAAAAATCAGACCATCTGGACACCATATTCCCACTTAAATGCTTGACTATTACGGCAACACTATTTGAGTATGCATTTAAATTCCAGTGAATTTCTTTGTTTCGACAATTGCCTTATTGTCTTATTTCCCAGGTTTTTTACATTTCTAAATCTTTCCTGCACACCTTTAAATACTCTTTTCCGAGGTTCATTTTTGACACTCCCCGTTAAAATTAATACTAACGATTTTCAATCGAGTAAATACCATTTAAAGAGAACAGCTCTATTCGGATTACCACGCGCTTTAATTAATAAATATGCTACTATTTTGAATTCATATAATACACAAGATTATCGGTCCAGTCACCGAATTCATAAATAAAATCCTTTCTTGTACATTCATAAATAAGCCCAACACGCTCCGCCAATCGAGTTGAAGGAGTGTTATCTAAATTAATGTGAGCCTCTATGCGATGATATCCAAGGTTTTGAAAAGCCATTCTAATCCCTTCTTTAACAGCCTCTGTACCGTATCCGTTTTTCCAATATTGATTATGAATCATATAACCCAAAAGTCCCCATTGAAATTCTTCTCTCATAATTGTACAAAATTCAACCTTGCCTATATATTTTTGATCTGACTTACGAAAAACA from Bacillus aquiflavi includes the following:
- a CDS encoding HpcH/HpaI aldolase/citrate lyase family protein, encoding MKLFANLSDQELRRLFYIQPQPFNKQTPKNLLSYALGATLYMPATRPNIHQELLSKKHAGVSSLVICLEDAIGDLEVEEAEEKLIHELRTLYQEMQAGFFQQDDLPLLFVRVRSLQQLMKLTQQLTGELHLLTGFVFPKFSPQTGRLFLQELNQLNEQGMRLYGMPIFETKAVIQKETRMSELTELKQLLDEYYNLILNVRIGATDFCGLYGIRRNVETTVYDIGILRDCITDIINIFLRSDRPYVVSGPVWEHFISNERMLKPQLRQTPFRERYGSKGIKWRNELINRQIDGLIQEVLMDIANGITGKKVIHPTHIEIVQSLNVVTYEEYIDAKSIIEGANGQRGVFKSHFSNKMNELKPHYNWAEKILLKSQIYGVLHEQYTYIDLLKQKTYI
- a CDS encoding TerC family protein translates to MSEILQGILNTYAQFFDLDMWIKVLTDPVSWGLIGSLVILEGLLSADNALVLAVMVKHLPEKKRRKALFYGLIGAYFFRFLAIGVGVYLIELWWVKVLGAGYLAWLSIKYFIDKRKGEEEEDDVEGVNQNGLLVRLFGTFWGTVVAVELMDIAFSVDSVLAAFGVSQEVWVLLLGGMLGILMMRGIAGVFLKLIDRVPELETSAYILILIISAKMLLSVVGFELDHIYFFLILLLTFVATFVVHFMNKKKTVESE
- a CDS encoding TerD family protein — translated: MAISLAKGQKVDVTKTNPGLTNVIVGLGWDVNKYDGGNDFDLDSSVFLLNESGKVNSDSDFIFYNNLQGGNGSVVHAGDNRTGEGDGDDEQIKINLNAVPANVHRIAFTITIHDAETRNQNFGQVSNAYVRILDGGSNEELIRYDLGEDFSIETALVVGELYRHNNEWKFSAIGSGYGGGLAALATDFGLQVS
- a CDS encoding YpjP family protein, translating into MNRWIRKTFVVLITILTFGIVTPSQAFYTDVNVNKTQKRNAFEATSSKNQQTQQLQTEEAKLDKVDLVAQMIKEAEEQSYRKFGNRILPVIKDEFQEMILPNIEVAIKNITTQYPEEALSSLTISETPSGGDGEKIFNIIDNDTGKDIIRFHVRKDRPPQAGFWFNFHYHTHHDNFQTHHDLGSIYWDKKTPPKWMN
- a CDS encoding BrxA/BrxB family bacilliredoxin; its protein translation is MSMAYEEYMRQMVLPMRKELVDNGFKELLTEEDVENFIESVEGITLVVVNSVCGCAAGLARPAAIQAVLNSEKKPDHLVTVFAGQEKEATAKMREYFTHHEPSSPSMALLNQKEVVHFIPRHEIEGNSIEGIIENLMNAFQKYC
- a CDS encoding conserved virulence factor C family protein translates to MKIKSIEPTPSPNTMKINLDEELPMGRSNNYKKENAHGAPEIIQQILQIDGVKGVYHVADFLAVERNAKFDWKEILSKVRLAFGEEAEPLANHENKLDEHFGEVNVFVQMFKGIPMQVKLTDGTEEKRFGLPQEYADAVVRAKEEGENVVILRKWTDFGIRYGDLNQIGEEIIEELMAAYPKERLNDLVNRAKMKQGSQSHGRKRLKLTPEFLDDQDWRKRYRLLEQMDDPTIEDIPVLEKALDDEKASIRRLATVYLGMIEDKRVLPLLYKAMKDKTVTVRRTAGDCLSDLGFTEAIEAMGDALQDESKLVRWRAAMFLYEVGDKSALPALKRAEDDPEFEVSMQIKLAIERIEGGEAAKGSVWKQMTEARKG
- a CDS encoding ABC-F family ATP-binding cassette domain-containing protein; the encoded protein is MKMITIEDVSKTYGEKELFQHISFTIKEKDRAGLIGINGTGKSSLLKVVAGIVVPDSGEIVKSKDFRITYLPQQPELIDHLTVLEQVFTSEALTIRLLKNYEQLILRLEKDPNNNEIQQQLYDLQRKMNAHNAWEASSNAKAILSKLGIEQFDQKIGELSGGQKKRVALAQVLIEEPDLLILDEPTNHLDYESVKWLEEYISRYTGAVLLVTHDRYFLDRVTNRIFELSGGSLYSYKGNYANYLEEKAIRAENEAAALEKQQNLYRRELEWIKRGAKARTTKQKARIQRFEKLEGKLASGKMTDRLEMDLSGSRLGKQVFELKSVSKQFKDRIILKDANLFVKQGDRIGIIGRNGTGKSTLLNILAGKINIDAGELIKGQTVKIAYYTQNSEEMDENKRMIEYIKETAQVITTADGKLISAAQMLERFLFPMHTHGTLIRKLSGGEKRRLYLLKILMGGPNVLLLDEPTNDLDTETLTILEDYLDEFPGVVISVSHDRYFLDKVAEQLLILKGNGVIESVYGNYSDYLQKAVNHNEQKEMKQQQTPKRQEKAQKKKMTYMEKKEWENIDETIAEVESQLKQVQTEMANTGSNYEKAQALTEEEMQINEKLESLIERWSYLSELAED
- a CDS encoding DUF1572 family protein, whose product is MHWNLNAYSNSVAVIVKHLSGNMVSRWSDFLISGGEKSYRNRYRNLRMTYHQNRNW
- a CDS encoding GNAT family N-acetyltransferase; translation: MKVKGIKLQPETERLTLRPLRNQDYERWLEGFSKRLPSQYKYDGNKIDLTEWTQKKFNNMVTKHRELADRDEAYVFSVFRKSDQKYIGKVEFCTIMREEFQWGLLGYMIHNQYWKNGYGTEAVKEGIRMAFQNLGYHRIEAHINLDNTPSTRLAERVGLIYECTRKDFIYEFGDWTDNLVYYMNSK